In a single window of the Acyrthosiphon pisum isolate AL4f chromosome X, pea_aphid_22Mar2018_4r6ur, whole genome shotgun sequence genome:
- the LOC103310416 gene encoding uncharacterized protein K02A2.6: protein MKKFVSLDSNIVMSFPDSNVPERPIAYASRVLSNSECKFPQIEKEGLAIIFGVQKFYDYLYGRKFTLVTDHKPLIHIFGEKKGIPIYAANRLQRWAYVLSSFDFEIKYIKSEGNTADFLSRIKTNQCNNNINEYDDAHINFIHEQSPFPLDWHKIKIETKRDPITSRVLHATKTGSWSNDFSINSELNSYNTRKIEITAEQDCLFWGYRVIIPTKFRKSILTELHSCHIGMSSMKSIARSYFWWPSIDKEIEDMARNCNECINARPNPPKSVLTPWKWPQRQWTRVHCDFLGPYKNKTFLIIVDATTKWLEVFQVNSMTAQTVITKLSELIARFGIPRTITTDNAKCFNGDEFQSYCKTLGIRHLTGAPFHPASNGFAESGKYCTLNHK, encoded by the exons ATGAAAAAATTTGTAAGTCttgattcaaatattgttatgtcgTTTCCAGATTCAAATGTTCCTG AAAGACCAATTGCATATGCATCACGAGTATTGTCAAACAGTGAATGCAAATTTCCACAAATCGAAAAAGAAGGTCTAGCCATAATTTTTGGTGttcaaaaattttacgattatttATACGGTAGAAAATTTACATTAGTTACTGATCACAAACCGTTAATCCAcatatttggagaaaaaaaaggAATACCAATTTATGCGGCAAATCGCTTACAACGTTGGGCATACGTTCTTTCTTCATTCGATTttgaaattaagtatattaaatcagAAGGAAATACTGCTGACTTTTTATCACGCATTAAAACAAACcaatgcaacaataatattaatgaatatgatGACGCTCACATCAATTTTATTCACGAACAGTCACCATTTCCGCTAGATtggcacaaaattaaaattgaaacgaaAAGAGATCCAATTACCTCTAGAGTATTACACGCTACAAAAACAGGTTCATGGAGTAATGACTTTTCAATAAATTCCGAATTAAACTCGTATAATACACGCAAAATAGAAATTACTGCTGAACAAGATTGTTTATTTTGGGGCTATAGAGTAATCATACCAACCAAATTCCGTAAGTCAATTCTAACTGAACTGCATTCTTGTCATATTGGCATGTCGAGTATGAAAAGCATTGCGCGTTCGTATTTCTGGTGGCCTAGTATAGATAAAGAAATTGAGGATATGGCCCGAAACTGCAATGAATGCATAAATGCGAGACCTAATCCTCCTAAGTCAGTACTAACTCCGTGGAAATGGCCACAAAGACAATGGACGAGAGTGCATTGCGATTTCTTAGGTccgtacaaaaacaaaacattcctAATTATTGTCGATGCAACCACAAAGTGGCTAGAAGTTTTTCAAGTAAATTCGATGACAGCACAAACGGTCATAACAAAACTGTCTGAGTTAATTGCACGTTTTGGCATTCCCAGAACAATAACAACTGACAatgcaaaatgttttaatggcgATGAATTCCAGTCATATTGCAAGACACTAGGTATCAGGCACTTGACAGGGGCACCTTTCCACCCAGCCTCAAATGGATTTGCCGAATCTGGA aAATACTGTACACTCAACCACAAATGA